A stretch of Dromaius novaehollandiae isolate bDroNov1 chromosome 8, bDroNov1.hap1, whole genome shotgun sequence DNA encodes these proteins:
- the LOC112989845 gene encoding pancreatic alpha-amylase-like isoform X2, translating to MGIHFLLLVLGICGAQYNPNTQPGRTAIVHLFEWRWADIALECERYLAPNGFGGVQISPPNENIIITDPWQPWWERYQPVSYKLCTRSGNETEFRDMVTRCNNVGVHIYVDAVINHMCGATAGAGNHATCGSYFNANTEDFPAVPYSGWDFNDGKCKSRSGDIENYHDVSQVRDCRLVSLLDLALEKDYVQSKIAEYMNYLIDIGVAGFRIDAAKHMWPEDLKATLDKLHNLNTKWFSPGSKPFIYQEVIDLGGEPITGSQYFGNGRVTEFKYGAKLGTVIRKWNGEKMAYLKNWGEGWGFVPSDRALVFVDNHDNQRGHGAGGASILTFWDARLYKMAVGFMLAHPYGFTRVMSSFRWPRYFENGNDINDWVGPPSHPDGSIKNVTINSDNTCGNGWICEHRWRQIRNMVIFRNVVDGEAFSNWWDNKSNQVAFGRGNKGFIVFNNDDWELNQSLQTGLPAGTYCDVISGDKEGSGCTGKQVYVSSDGKAYFQISNSDEDPFVAIHVDAKL from the exons ATGGGTATCCATTTTCTTCTGCTAGTTCTAGGGATTTGCGGGGCCCAGTACAACCCCAACACTCAGCCCGGGAGGACAGCTATTGTGCATCTCTTTGAATGGCGCTGGGCCGATATTGCTCTCGAGTGCGAACGCTATTTAGCTCCTAATGGATTTGGAGGAGTTCAG ATTTCTCCTCCAAATGAAAATATTATCATTACTGATCCTTGGCAACCATGGTGGGAAAGATACCAGCCAGTCAGCTACAAGCTCTGCACACGATCTGGAAATGAAACAGAATTTAGAGACATGGTGACCAGATGTAACAATGTTGGA GTACATATTTATGTGGATGCAGTAATCAACCATATGTGTGGAGCTACTGCTGGTGCTGGCAACCATGCTACTTGTGGAAGCTATTTCAATGCAAACACTGAAGATTTTCCAGCTGTGCCATACTCTGGCTGGGACTTTAATGATGGTAAATGTAAATCTAGAAGTGGAGACATTGAAAATTATCATGACGTATCTCAG GTCCGTGACTGCCGCTTGGTTAGCCTTCTTGATCTGGCCCTGGAGAAGGACTACGTGCAGTCAAAAATTGCAGAATACATGAACTACCTCATTGATATTGGGGTAGCAGGCTTCCGGATTGATGCTGCCAAGCATATGTGGCCTGAGGATTTGAAGGCAACTTTAGACAAGCTGCACAATCTAAATACTAAGTGGTTTTCTCCAGGATCTAAACCTTTCATTTACCAGGAG GTAATTGACTTGGGTGGAGAGCCGATCACAGGCAGCCAGTACTTTGGAAACGGCCGAGTGACGGAATTCAAATACGGTGCAAAACTGGGGACCGTGATCCGCAAGTGGAATGGCGAAAAGATGGCCTACTTAAA GAACTGGGGAGAAGGCTGGGGCTTTGTGCCTTCCGACAGAGCCCTGGTCTTTGTGGACAACCACGATAACCAGCGGGGGCACGGGGCTGGTGGAGCGTCGATTCTAACCTTCTGGGATGCCAG GCTTTACAAAATGGCAGTTGGTTTCATGCTGGCTCATCCATATGGATTCACGCGGGTGATGTCAAGCTTTCGTTGgccaagatattttgaaaatggaaat GATATTAATGATTGGGTGGGTCCACCTAGCCACCCAGATGGATCAATCAAAAATGTTACCATTAATTCAGACAACACTTGTGGAAATGGTTGGATCTGTGAGCATCGCTGGCGTCAAATCCG gaacATGGTTATCTTCCGTAACGTGGTGGATGGTGAGGCTTTCTCAAACTGGTGGGACAACAAGAGCAATCAAGTGGCTTTTGGACGTGGTAATAAAGGATTCATCGTCTTTAATAATGATGACTG GGAATTGAATCAGAGTTTGCAAACCGGGCTGCCCGCTGGTACCTACTGCGATGTTATTTCTGGAGACAAGGAGGGCAGCGGATGTACTGGAAAACAGGTGTACGTTTCCAGTGATGGCAAGGCCTATTTCCAGATTAGTAACAGCGATGAAGACCCATTTGTTGCAATTCACGTTGATGCTAAATTGTAA
- the LOC112989845 gene encoding pancreatic alpha-amylase-like isoform X1 → MRSSCIQKHKWAVRGAQLIREDTMGIHFLLLVLGICGAQYNPNTQPGRTAIVHLFEWRWADIALECERYLAPNGFGGVQISPPNENIIITDPWQPWWERYQPVSYKLCTRSGNETEFRDMVTRCNNVGVHIYVDAVINHMCGATAGAGNHATCGSYFNANTEDFPAVPYSGWDFNDGKCKSRSGDIENYHDVSQVRDCRLVSLLDLALEKDYVQSKIAEYMNYLIDIGVAGFRIDAAKHMWPEDLKATLDKLHNLNTKWFSPGSKPFIYQEVIDLGGEPITGSQYFGNGRVTEFKYGAKLGTVIRKWNGEKMAYLKNWGEGWGFVPSDRALVFVDNHDNQRGHGAGGASILTFWDARLYKMAVGFMLAHPYGFTRVMSSFRWPRYFENGNDINDWVGPPSHPDGSIKNVTINSDNTCGNGWICEHRWRQIRNMVIFRNVVDGEAFSNWWDNKSNQVAFGRGNKGFIVFNNDDWELNQSLQTGLPAGTYCDVISGDKEGSGCTGKQVYVSSDGKAYFQISNSDEDPFVAIHVDAKL, encoded by the exons ATGAGATCTAGTTGCATACAG AAACATAAATGGGCGGTAAGAGGAGCACAACTGATCAGAGAAGACACGATGGGTATCCATTTTCTTCTGCTAGTTCTAGGGATTTGCGGGGCCCAGTACAACCCCAACACTCAGCCCGGGAGGACAGCTATTGTGCATCTCTTTGAATGGCGCTGGGCCGATATTGCTCTCGAGTGCGAACGCTATTTAGCTCCTAATGGATTTGGAGGAGTTCAG ATTTCTCCTCCAAATGAAAATATTATCATTACTGATCCTTGGCAACCATGGTGGGAAAGATACCAGCCAGTCAGCTACAAGCTCTGCACACGATCTGGAAATGAAACAGAATTTAGAGACATGGTGACCAGATGTAACAATGTTGGA GTACATATTTATGTGGATGCAGTAATCAACCATATGTGTGGAGCTACTGCTGGTGCTGGCAACCATGCTACTTGTGGAAGCTATTTCAATGCAAACACTGAAGATTTTCCAGCTGTGCCATACTCTGGCTGGGACTTTAATGATGGTAAATGTAAATCTAGAAGTGGAGACATTGAAAATTATCATGACGTATCTCAG GTCCGTGACTGCCGCTTGGTTAGCCTTCTTGATCTGGCCCTGGAGAAGGACTACGTGCAGTCAAAAATTGCAGAATACATGAACTACCTCATTGATATTGGGGTAGCAGGCTTCCGGATTGATGCTGCCAAGCATATGTGGCCTGAGGATTTGAAGGCAACTTTAGACAAGCTGCACAATCTAAATACTAAGTGGTTTTCTCCAGGATCTAAACCTTTCATTTACCAGGAG GTAATTGACTTGGGTGGAGAGCCGATCACAGGCAGCCAGTACTTTGGAAACGGCCGAGTGACGGAATTCAAATACGGTGCAAAACTGGGGACCGTGATCCGCAAGTGGAATGGCGAAAAGATGGCCTACTTAAA GAACTGGGGAGAAGGCTGGGGCTTTGTGCCTTCCGACAGAGCCCTGGTCTTTGTGGACAACCACGATAACCAGCGGGGGCACGGGGCTGGTGGAGCGTCGATTCTAACCTTCTGGGATGCCAG GCTTTACAAAATGGCAGTTGGTTTCATGCTGGCTCATCCATATGGATTCACGCGGGTGATGTCAAGCTTTCGTTGgccaagatattttgaaaatggaaat GATATTAATGATTGGGTGGGTCCACCTAGCCACCCAGATGGATCAATCAAAAATGTTACCATTAATTCAGACAACACTTGTGGAAATGGTTGGATCTGTGAGCATCGCTGGCGTCAAATCCG gaacATGGTTATCTTCCGTAACGTGGTGGATGGTGAGGCTTTCTCAAACTGGTGGGACAACAAGAGCAATCAAGTGGCTTTTGGACGTGGTAATAAAGGATTCATCGTCTTTAATAATGATGACTG GGAATTGAATCAGAGTTTGCAAACCGGGCTGCCCGCTGGTACCTACTGCGATGTTATTTCTGGAGACAAGGAGGGCAGCGGATGTACTGGAAAACAGGTGTACGTTTCCAGTGATGGCAAGGCCTATTTCCAGATTAGTAACAGCGATGAAGACCCATTTGTTGCAATTCACGTTGATGCTAAATTGTAA
- the RNPC3 gene encoding RNA-binding region-containing protein 3 — protein MAAPMAAPGSEEARASGALGAAGGPGPPPHPGPPPHPASGPGPPLHPGVARRRGRTLLVRHLPAELAAAEKEDLLKHFGAVAVRVLSDHGRLKHTAFATFPSEIAAAKALSRLHQLKLLGHTLVVEFAKEQDSIQVLSQPSLSEKSKSSEEPVKEEEKKESSCLKIDNGIAPSHGLTFPINSCLKYLYPPPSSTILANIANALASVPKFYVQVLHLMNKMNLPPPFGPITARPPMYEEYLPVPVPPPPIPPLPPEEPPLPEEEEEQASSGEESEYESDSEEKERMTKLMELATLQPKRPINTKRRGVRKKQRIKDLLNVPVCTPHSNLHPTLSPSDVFEQPQHIGHKKIEFHITTDIPAVLQINSEREEKNDLYATTEEMNNAGFGKIFPTPISNDTMELEEENDEIPSEFISRRELEKNRLSREEMEKFSVFKNYEAGDPNCRIYVKNLAKQVQEKDLKFIFGRYVDFQSEMERNMFDIRLMKEGRMKGQAFIGLPNEKAAAKALKEANGYVLFEKPMVVQFARSARPKQDSSEGKRKK, from the exons ATGGCGGCGCCGATGGCGGCGCCGGGCTCCGAGGAGGCGCGGGCCagcggggcgctgggggcggccggcggccccggcccgccgccgcaccccggcccgccgccgcaccCCGCGTCCGGCCCCGGTCCCCCGCTGCACCCCGGCGtcgcgcggcggcgcggccggacGCTGCTGGTGCGGCACCTGCCCGCCGAGCTGGCGGCGGCGGAGAAGGAGGATCTGCTGAAGCACTTCGGCGCGGTGGCCGTGCGCGTCCTGTCAGACCACGGGCGGCTg aaaCATACTGCTTTTGCTACATTCCCCAGCGAAATTGCAGCTGCAAAG GCCTTGTCAAGACTGCATCAGCTGAAACTTTTAGGTCACACTTTAGTTGTTGAATTTGCGAAGGAGCAAGATAGCATACAGGTACTTAGCCAGCCTTCACTCTCAGAGAAGAGTAAAAG CTCAGAGGAGCCagtgaaagaagaagagaagaaagaatcaAGCTGTCTTAAAATAGACAATGGAATTGCTCCCAGCCATGG CCTCACCTTTCCCATCAATTCTTGCCTCAAATATTTGTATCCACCACCTTCAAGTACAATTCTAGCAAATATAGCAAATGCTTTGGCAAGCGTGCCCAAATTCTATGTACAG GTACTTCATCTTATGAATAAAATGAATCTTCCTCCACCTTTTGGACCAATTACTGCTCGTCCTCCTATG TATGAAGAGTATTTACCAGtgcctgtgccacctcccccaaTCCCACCTCTGCCTCCTGAAGAGCCACCTTTgcctgaggaggaagaagagcaagCATCTAGTGGAGAAGAATCAGAGTATGAAAGTGATAGTGAGGAAAAAGAGAG AATGACCAAGTTGATGGAATTAGCAACCCTTCAGCCTAAAAGACCAATAAACACGAAGAGGCGTGGtgttagaaaaaaacaaagaattaaagACTTACTGAATGTTCCTGTGTGCACTCCCCACAG TAATTTGCACCCTACACTGTCACCTTCAGATGTCTTTGAACAGCCTCAACATATAGGTCataaaaaaattgaatttcatATTACTACTGACATCCCAGCTGTTCTTCAGATAAactcagaaagagaagaaaaaaatg ATCTTTATGCAACCACAGAAGAAATGAATAATGCAGGATTTGGAAAGATTTTCCCAACTCCTATCTCAAATGATACAATGGAATTGGAAGAGGAGAATGATGAAATACCATCAGAATTTATTTCTAGAAGGGAActagaaaaaaacagactttctAGAGAAG aaatggaaaaattttctgttttcaaaaactATGAGGCAGGTGATCCAAATTGCAGGATATATGTGAAGAATTTAGCCAAACAAGTTCAAGAAAAG GATCTCAAGTTCATTTTTGGAAGATACGTTGACTTTCAGTCAGAAATGGAACGAAATAT GTTTGATATACGTTTAATGAAAGAAGGCCGTATGAAGGGACAGGCTTTCATCGGACTACCTAATGAAAAAGCAGCTGCTAAAGCTTTAAAAGAAGCAAATGGATATGTGTTATTTGAAAAACCCATGGTGGTT CAATTTGCTCGTTCAGCTAGACCAAAACAGGATTCcagtgaagggaaaagaaaaaaatag